TCGGCAACTCGGTGCTGGTCTCCGAGATGGTCCGGCGCTGGCGGCCGATCGTGCTGCGCTACTACCTGGCCGCCCCGCACTACCGCTCGATGATCGAGTACAGCGAGGAGTCGCTGCGCGAGGCCGAGGCCGGGTTCGGCCGGATCGAGGGCTTCATCCAGCGCGCCGTCGAGCGCTGCGGCCAGGTCGACGCGGCGCCCGAGGTGCCGCCGGCCTTCGCCGAGGCGATGGACGACGACCTGGGCGTGCCGCAGGCCCTGGCCGTGCTGCACACCGCCGTCCGCCAGGGCAACAGCGCCCTGACCGCGGACGACAAGGAGAACGTGGTGGCGCGGCTGGCCGAGGTCCGTGCGATGCTCGGAGTGCTGGGTCTCGACCCGCTCGACCCGCACTGGGCCGGGGCCGAGCGCGGCGACGACCTGCACGGCGTGGTCGACTCGCTGGTCCGCCTGGTCCTGGACCAGCGGCAGGCCGCTCGCGAGCGCAAGGACTTCGCCACCGCGGATGCCATCCGCGACCAGCTCGGCCTGGCCGGGCTGGCGATCGAGGACACCCCGTCCGGCCCGCGCTGGACGATCAACAGCCAGTAACCCCATCTGACGATCGGGGTGAGGGTGGGCCGCACCGGACCGGTGCGGCCCTCCCGCATGACGTAGCGCATGCCGTCGGCCGCCGCCGCACCGAGCGGGACGGTCGGGCATGCCGGACAGACAGGAAGTACAGCCATGGCCGGCAACAGCCAGCGCAGGAACCGCCGCAACCCCGGATCGAAGAAGGGCGCGTCTGTCGGTACCGGCGGGCACAGCCGGAAGGCGCTCCAGGGCAAGGGCCCGACCCCGCCCGGTGAGGCGCGCAAGGGCCACCCCAAGCAGCGCGCCGCCAACGCCGCGCTCAAGCGCGAGCGGGACGCCAAGGCCCGCGCCGGCATGCGCCGCGCCGGGGCCGGCCGGGGCGGCCGCGGCGGCGCGGGCAGCGCCGAGCTGGTCTTCGGCCGCAACTCGGTGGTCGAGGCCCTGCAGGGCGACGTGCCGGCCAACGCGCTATACGTCCAGCAGTTCATCGACACCGACGACCGGGTCCGCGAGGCCTTCCAGGCCGCCAACGACCGCGGCATCCCGCTGATGGAGGCCCCGCGCCCGCAGCTGGACCAGATGACCGGCGGGCTCAACCACCAGGGCCTGGTGCTCCAGGTGCCGCCGTACGAGTACGCGCACCCCGAGGACCTC
The nucleotide sequence above comes from Streptomyces kaniharaensis. Encoded proteins:
- the rlmB gene encoding 23S rRNA (guanosine(2251)-2'-O)-methyltransferase RlmB, with protein sequence MAGNSQRRNRRNPGSKKGASVGTGGHSRKALQGKGPTPPGEARKGHPKQRAANAALKRERDAKARAGMRRAGAGRGGRGGAGSAELVFGRNSVVEALQGDVPANALYVQQFIDTDDRVREAFQAANDRGIPLMEAPRPQLDQMTGGLNHQGLVLQVPPYEYAHPEDLLEEAADAGQDALIIALDGVTDSRNLGAVVRSAAAFGAHGVVIPERRAAGMTAGAWKTSSGAAARLPVARATNLTRTLEAYQKAGLMVVGLAADGEAELGDLDVLTGPVVVVAGSEGKGLSRLVSETCDIRVRIPMSGLTESLNAGVAAGIVLYEAARLRAKR